Proteins from one Megalopta genalis isolate 19385.01 chromosome 1, iyMegGena1_principal, whole genome shotgun sequence genomic window:
- the LOC117217929 gene encoding contactin-1 isoform X1: protein MAGHRILTLILFLAAWQEAVTLVPVHFVAVDVGQNLTLPCAEEDALPQSGGTIGVLWIREGREDEQIGRLKVESNGALELINVSADDAGNYSCTLDDDHDAVKTRINVQVRTPPPALHNVWVKPSTILANILWEVAGTGGYPIIDFTAEYRLKPNVGEEPEDWKPIVPTHIPPNSRQIDVYHLVPNTTYSFRVWATNQLGRGEIVEVEGHTHHSVEELELARHLLSGVENFDTRVWVAAVGIVMGTLMILGIGTCYLLYRECKVPSQLEEQEVIELVPNIILNPGFFDERTEHIPQDENFNNQTTTRLNNNSVVQPRRL, encoded by the exons ATGGCTGGGCATAGAATCCTCACGCTGATACTCTTCCTGGCAG CATGGCAGGAAGCAGTAACTTTGGTGCCAGTGCATTTTGTCGCTGTAGACGTTGGTCAGAACTTGACTTTACCTTGTGCAGAAGAAGATGCACTACCACAGTCAGGTGGAACTATTGGAGTGTTGTGGATAAGAGAGGGACGCGAGGATGAACAAATTGGACGACTAAAGGTTGAGTCTAATGGAGCTTTGGAACTTATCAATGTTAGCGCGGATGATGCTGGGAACTATTCATGCACCTTAGATGATGATCACGATGCTGTCAAGACTAGGATTAATGTACAAGTTAGAA CTCCTCCTCCAGCTTTACATAATGTATGGGTAAAACCATCCACAATATTGGCAAATATTCTTTGGGAAGTAGCTGGCACAGGTGGTTATCCTATCATAGATTTCACTGCCGAATATCGTCTTAAACCGAATGTGGGTGAAGAACCAGAAGACTGGAAGCCTATTGTTCCAACGCACATTCCACCAAATTCT AGGCAAATTGATGTTTATCACTTGGTGCCAAACACGACGTATTCTTTCCGAGTGTGGGCAACAAATCagctgggaagaggagagatcGTTGAGGTCGAAGGTCACACGCATCACAGTGTCGAGGAATTAG AACTTGCAAGACATCTCTTATCAGGTGTAGAAAATTTTGACACTCGTGTCTGGGTGGCAGCGGTAGGCATAGTTATGGGTACACTTATGATTCTTGGTATAGGTACTTGTTACCTCCTCTATCGTGAGTGCAAAGTACCCT CGCAGCTGGAGGAGCAGGAAGTGATTGAGCTGGTTCCCAACATCATTCTGAATCCAGGATTTTTCGACGAAAGAACAGAACACATTCCGCAAGACGAGAACTTCAATAACCAAACGACGACGCGTCTGAACAATAACAGCGTCGTGCAACCTAGGCGACTTTAG
- the Rrp40 gene encoding exosome complex component Rrp40: MEVSVGDVVMPGDVVKDIATINKKETIILGPGLRRESDTVFAYKAGILKKTNPAVYYVDSYQKRYVPNRGENVVGIITQKGGDIFKVDIGASEQASLSYLAFEGATKKNRPDLQVGDLVFAKLLVASKDMESELVCVDSHGKEKKLGVLKSDGMFFTCSLSLIRKILNQSSPLFNTLARSQAFEVAAGMNGRVWVKARTIQETIAIANAILAAEYATPNNIKKICSDIEKALLLTQSGNDEEMQ; encoded by the exons ATGGAAGTTAGCGTGGGAGATGTTGTTATGCCTGGTGATGTCGTAAAGGATATTGCAACAATTAACAAAAAGGAAACAATTATTTTAGGACCAGGTCTACGCCGCGAATCCGACACGGTTTTTGCGTATAAGGCGGGAATATTGAAGAAGACGAATCCAGCTGTATATTATGTAGATAGCTACCAAAAACG ATATGTACCAAATCGTGGCGAAAACGTTGTGGGTATAATCACTCAAAAGGGTGGTGATATTTTTAAAGTGGATATAGGGGCCAGCGAACAAGCATCTCTTTCGTACCTTGCTTTTGAAGGTGCTACAAAAAAGAATCGCCCTGATCTTCAAGTTGGTGACCTtgtctttgcaaaacttttggTTGCCAGCAAAGATATGGAATCAGAACTTGTATGCGTGGATTCCCATGGCAAAGAAAAGAAGTTAGGTGTTCTAAAGTCCGATGGTATGTTTTTCACGTGTTCATTGAGTCTCATCAGAAAGATACTGAATCAAAGTTCTCCACTGTTTAACACACTGGCACGTAGTCAGGCATTTGAAGTAGCTGCTGGAATGAATGGCAGAGTGTGGGTGAAAGCAAGGACTATTCAGGAGACTATAGCAATAGCCAATGCTATTTTGGCTGCAGAGTACGCTACTCCAAACAACATAAAAAAGATATGTTCAGATATTGAAAAAGCTTTGCTTTTGACACAGTCAGGTAACGATGAAGAAATGCaatga
- the LOC117217929 gene encoding contactin-1 isoform X2: MAGHRILTLILFLAAWQEAVTLVPVHFVAVDVGQNLTLPCAEEDALPQSGGTIGVLWIREGREDEQIGRLKVESNGALELINVSADDAGNYSCTLDDDHDAVKTRINVQVRTPPPALHNVWVKPSTILANILWEVAGTGGYPIIDFTAEYRLKPNVGEEPEDWKPIVPTHIPPNSRQIDVYHLVPNTTYSFRVWATNQLGRGEIVEVEGHTHHSVEELELARHLLSGVENFDTRVWVAAVGIVMGTLMILGIGTCYLLYRECKVPSGGAGSD; encoded by the exons ATGGCTGGGCATAGAATCCTCACGCTGATACTCTTCCTGGCAG CATGGCAGGAAGCAGTAACTTTGGTGCCAGTGCATTTTGTCGCTGTAGACGTTGGTCAGAACTTGACTTTACCTTGTGCAGAAGAAGATGCACTACCACAGTCAGGTGGAACTATTGGAGTGTTGTGGATAAGAGAGGGACGCGAGGATGAACAAATTGGACGACTAAAGGTTGAGTCTAATGGAGCTTTGGAACTTATCAATGTTAGCGCGGATGATGCTGGGAACTATTCATGCACCTTAGATGATGATCACGATGCTGTCAAGACTAGGATTAATGTACAAGTTAGAA CTCCTCCTCCAGCTTTACATAATGTATGGGTAAAACCATCCACAATATTGGCAAATATTCTTTGGGAAGTAGCTGGCACAGGTGGTTATCCTATCATAGATTTCACTGCCGAATATCGTCTTAAACCGAATGTGGGTGAAGAACCAGAAGACTGGAAGCCTATTGTTCCAACGCACATTCCACCAAATTCT AGGCAAATTGATGTTTATCACTTGGTGCCAAACACGACGTATTCTTTCCGAGTGTGGGCAACAAATCagctgggaagaggagagatcGTTGAGGTCGAAGGTCACACGCATCACAGTGTCGAGGAATTAG AACTTGCAAGACATCTCTTATCAGGTGTAGAAAATTTTGACACTCGTGTCTGGGTGGCAGCGGTAGGCATAGTTATGGGTACACTTATGATTCTTGGTATAGGTACTTGTTACCTCCTCTATCGTGAGTGCAAAGTACCCT CTGGAGGAGCAGGAAGTGATTGA